One Alicyclobacillus acidoterrestris DNA window includes the following coding sequences:
- a CDS encoding beta strand repeat-containing protein, whose amino-acid sequence MKRSLTGIAAAAVVLGAMSPMAFAATSKATGLTKASQLPIVVNGKVLSNPYEMTGKDSGNTTGFFPIYYFNQALAKIGFTATWDGTTHTWAITAPGVTPTVGTVGTGNTTVTVNGTVVRKFNTQVAKDPAGGAKAQATTYLPIYYVQSVLSALGVQGSFSGQTGLSISGGSTTVSAGLSTLAVSGATSGTGAINSPAVSLNDAAVTLSTTLTDASGNALGNTAVTFNISNYGNYPSDLPTVKDANGNVLSVTKQSNAAQYTTYTNASGVASISITTPGGTTDAYEVVATAPYGSSTGGTVSSQPAYVQFVANNEAGLSPYAGSGNPFKASIGNAVPITVTLPPTADGQAQANALVTLTVTNADGSTTHAQFVNSAGQAVGTSIQVATNSSGIAQANLIDANGETVEVTASGLPTNVNTPDPTYISFAQGGIPAKISNISVSSNTPNIGDNVVVSGQLQDASGNPVANGQILVTSPNGDSNDFAYVSGSTTTDFPLIAQGSVTVGTPATSAYGDLVTADANGNFSFTVTDPRVETEDFYIYPVANGEVQSATPLNTSSTDDYQLAFQASSNLKYLSIGANDNYVASNSDTSMTGLTATANAGGITGGGLGADPMNGSNPQITDIYVEPQNAAGHHTGGALVNQSFTYSLTADNGGEIYSINGQALSSPAGGVTLQYTPGKGFTVNGVAFPSLSGAKYASDFEVGVINSNTGTTNFTVSSGSVKSTASITFNGGSPNYVDTFTPAAASINGGGQQKVTFTVEDANGNPVPDTATDIYTDGSASDKLWLTQVNGITLTGNLNLQTSGSTSASWSTVNTPIPLGTDVVNYSVSDSGVASWSGKAGDPIEVYSDDSGNVSLTLQAGGLSYPTQYEGSTDGNPSTPVPAATTGGQVGFWSDTNGDLSTTVPLYIGVSAPTGIANASSFSEEATLTWAGGNSTGTTPTSNAVGVGTTFAAGTKGVAGTPDTAYLVYTAGSAGDTVTVGGETFTYGKQFTSVQTLVSSINSQSAAGFLDGITAKVDSANNSVIDLTGPAGSLTGANVPTTNNSADISYHAGNAGSAGTQGTATLTVTSTAITGGNLVVTVNGIDVTVPNITTTDSVSDIANAIVAAVNGDAATGVTESIDTTDASGATVLFTQNTASDTQISVSVQG is encoded by the coding sequence TTGAAACGTTCGCTTACAGGTATCGCTGCAGCAGCAGTCGTACTCGGAGCAATGTCTCCGATGGCGTTCGCTGCAACGTCTAAAGCAACAGGATTGACCAAAGCGAGCCAATTGCCAATCGTGGTAAATGGCAAAGTTTTGTCTAACCCTTACGAAATGACGGGTAAGGATTCCGGTAACACCACTGGTTTCTTCCCAATTTACTACTTCAACCAAGCGCTTGCGAAGATTGGCTTCACAGCTACTTGGGATGGTACGACCCACACTTGGGCTATCACGGCTCCTGGCGTAACGCCGACCGTTGGTACTGTTGGTACGGGTAACACCACCGTTACTGTTAACGGTACCGTTGTTCGTAAGTTCAACACGCAAGTTGCGAAGGATCCAGCTGGTGGCGCAAAGGCACAAGCTACGACCTACTTGCCGATTTATTATGTTCAGAGCGTTTTGTCGGCTCTCGGTGTTCAGGGTAGCTTTTCTGGCCAAACCGGTTTGAGCATTTCTGGTGGTTCTACAACCGTTTCTGCTGGCTTGAGCACCCTCGCAGTTAGTGGTGCAACCAGTGGGACAGGTGCCATCAACAGCCCGGCAGTGTCCCTTAACGACGCAGCTGTAACGTTGAGCACAACATTGACAGATGCGAGCGGTAACGCATTGGGCAATACGGCTGTTACGTTCAACATCTCTAACTATGGTAACTACCCAAGTGACCTTCCGACTGTGAAGGACGCAAACGGTAATGTTTTGTCCGTGACAAAGCAATCCAATGCAGCACAGTATACGACCTACACCAACGCTAGTGGCGTAGCTTCTATCTCTATCACCACACCTGGTGGTACGACAGATGCTTATGAAGTTGTAGCGACTGCACCTTATGGCAGTTCTACTGGTGGCACGGTAAGCAGCCAACCAGCATATGTACAATTCGTTGCGAACAACGAAGCTGGTCTCTCACCGTACGCAGGTTCTGGCAACCCATTCAAGGCTTCCATCGGTAATGCGGTACCTATTACTGTAACATTGCCACCAACAGCTGATGGCCAGGCGCAAGCTAACGCTTTGGTAACCTTGACTGTTACTAATGCTGACGGTAGCACGACCCACGCGCAGTTTGTAAACTCTGCCGGTCAAGCAGTTGGAACCTCGATTCAGGTTGCAACGAACTCCTCCGGTATCGCTCAAGCGAACTTGATTGATGCGAATGGTGAGACGGTGGAAGTTACAGCTTCTGGATTGCCGACGAATGTTAACACTCCAGACCCGACATACATTTCGTTTGCTCAAGGTGGGATTCCGGCTAAGATTTCCAACATCTCTGTAAGCTCGAACACACCAAACATTGGTGACAATGTAGTGGTATCGGGTCAATTGCAGGATGCGTCTGGTAACCCGGTAGCAAACGGACAAATCTTGGTTACATCGCCAAACGGTGATTCCAATGATTTTGCTTATGTCAGCGGCAGCACTACCACAGACTTCCCGTTGATTGCTCAAGGTAGTGTAACGGTTGGAACGCCTGCTACATCCGCATATGGCGATCTAGTAACGGCTGATGCGAACGGCAACTTTAGCTTCACAGTTACTGACCCACGCGTCGAGACCGAGGACTTCTACATCTATCCAGTAGCTAACGGTGAGGTTCAGAGTGCTACACCGCTTAACACCAGCAGCACGGATGACTATCAGTTGGCATTCCAGGCTTCGAGTAACTTGAAGTACCTGTCAATTGGTGCCAATGATAATTATGTTGCTTCAAACTCTGACACATCGATGACAGGTTTGACGGCTACGGCTAACGCTGGTGGCATTACGGGTGGCGGACTTGGTGCTGACCCAATGAACGGTAGCAACCCTCAGATCACTGACATTTATGTTGAGCCACAAAACGCAGCTGGTCACCACACGGGCGGTGCATTGGTTAACCAATCGTTCACCTATTCGTTGACGGCTGACAATGGTGGGGAAATCTACAGCATTAACGGTCAGGCTCTGTCCAGCCCAGCTGGTGGTGTAACGCTGCAGTATACACCAGGAAAAGGATTTACTGTGAATGGCGTAGCATTCCCGTCGCTAAGTGGTGCTAAGTACGCTTCTGATTTTGAAGTTGGCGTAATCAATAGCAACACTGGCACAACGAATTTCACAGTTTCGTCGGGTAGTGTGAAGTCTACTGCATCTATCACGTTTAATGGTGGTTCTCCGAACTACGTTGACACCTTTACGCCTGCTGCTGCAAGCATTAATGGTGGTGGTCAGCAGAAAGTAACGTTTACAGTTGAAGATGCAAACGGCAACCCTGTACCGGATACTGCTACAGACATCTACACTGATGGTAGCGCGAGTGACAAGCTCTGGTTGACCCAAGTTAATGGTATAACATTGACGGGTAACCTGAACTTGCAAACTTCCGGTAGTACGTCTGCATCTTGGAGCACGGTGAATACGCCGATTCCGCTTGGTACAGATGTTGTAAACTATAGCGTGAGTGATTCTGGTGTAGCTTCATGGAGCGGTAAGGCTGGCGACCCCATCGAGGTTTACTCGGACGATAGCGGTAACGTGTCCCTTACCCTGCAGGCTGGTGGCTTGAGCTACCCGACGCAGTATGAAGGCAGCACAGATGGTAACCCATCTACACCTGTTCCAGCTGCAACGACAGGCGGTCAAGTTGGTTTCTGGTCGGATACGAATGGTGATTTGAGCACGACCGTGCCTTTGTATATCGGTGTATCGGCGCCGACTGGTATTGCAAATGCATCTAGCTTCTCCGAAGAAGCTACCCTGACATGGGCTGGTGGTAATTCGACGGGTACGACACCGACATCGAATGCAGTAGGTGTTGGTACAACGTTTGCTGCTGGTACGAAGGGCGTTGCTGGAACACCTGACACCGCATATCTCGTGTACACCGCTGGTAGCGCAGGTGACACGGTTACCGTAGGTGGAGAAACCTTCACGTATGGTAAACAATTCACTTCGGTGCAGACATTGGTATCCTCGATTAACAGTCAAAGTGCTGCAGGTTTCTTGGATGGCATCACGGCAAAAGTTGATTCTGCTAACAACTCAGTAATTGACTTGACCGGTCCTGCAGGCTCGTTGACCGGTGCGAATGTACCTACGACCAACAACTCGGCTGATATTTCTTATCATGCTGGTAACGCTGGTTCAGCTGGCACTCAGGGAACCGCAACGTTGACTGTAACGTCAACAGCTATTACTGGTGGCAACCTTGTTGTAACTGTAAATGGCATTGATGTAACGGTACCTAATATCACGACCACTGATTCTGTGTCAGACATTGCGAATGCCATTGTGGCGGCCGTGAATGGTGATGCAGCAACCGGTGTAACAGAGTCTATTGACACCACAGATGCTAGTGGAGCAACTGTGCTCTTCACACAAAACACAGCATCTGATACGCAGATTAGCGTTTCGGTTCAAGGCTAA